One window from the genome of Eucalyptus grandis isolate ANBG69807.140 chromosome 7, ASM1654582v1, whole genome shotgun sequence encodes:
- the LOC104454235 gene encoding ABC transporter G family member 24 produces MEVHNEKNMSERRRIVLVVVTTWSSLRIPLIQPRLCLSLSLSLLLPPEFDPVSSTWTLLPTCERVQIRRTNLSSFPAETHLFPEQFLQKDESSAPSAVTHLFLGQFLHPLIAHALNLAPSRVPFALRCCLVSRSVLRPRNPRRKMSSEKLGIVESVSFWLVGVLALSCVRFVQCQDFSDYSQIDNPAVLPLLTRLAYDRISNVTTSLQYELNNRSSFCVKNPSDDWNRAFNFSSNLDFLSSCIKQTKGDIARRLCTAAEVKFYFNYLFQTSVGSNYLKPNKNCNLTTWISGCEPGWACSVGTDQSVDLKNAQDIPTRTDSCQACCEGFFCPHGLTCMIPCPLGAYCPLATLNTSTGICEPYTYQLPPGRPNHTCGGANIWADVGRSREIFCSSGSYCPTTVEEVTCDSGHYCRLGSTSEQPCFKLVSCDSNTVNQNIRAYGIMLIAALSTFLLIIYNCSDQLLTTRARRVAKSREAAARSARETAKARQRWKAAKEAAKKHASGLQSHLSQTFSRRTDAERFQILNQDSPDEAYDFSPADHARNTNLPPNERKRENIELMRTMHEIEEDSFSHNLEDSGAGSVYKNKKGNIEKGKNMHTHTQIFNYAYSQLEKERAQEQQNKDLTFSGVISMATNPEIRKRPLIEVIFKDLTLTLKGKKKHLLRCVTGKLRPGRIAAVMGPSGAGKTSFLSALAGKAIGCSTTGVILINGKKESIHSYKKITGFVPQDDIVHGNLTVEENLWFSAKCRLPAKMPKADKVLVVERVIESLGLQSVRDSLVGTVEKRGISGGQRKRVNVGLEMVMEPSLLILDEPTSGLDSASSQLLLRALRHEALEGVNICMVVHQPSYSLFRMFDDLILLAKGGLVVYHGPVKKVEEYFAGIGINVPERVNPPDHFIDILEGIVIPSTSSGVNHKDLPIRWMIHNGYPIPPDMKEDAGAILSSGGAGIVVGLNAPRVGTEEQSFAGEIWQDVRNNVERHRDKIRLNFLRSKDLSHRKTAGVILQYRYFVGRVGKQRLRDARIQAADYLILLLAGACLGTLANGGDESFGAAGYTYTIIAVSLLCKISALRSLSLDKLQHWRESSSGMSSLAYFLAKDTIDHFNTVIKPVVYLSTFYFFTNPRSSFADNYTVLLCLVYCVTGIAYALAIFFEAGAAQLWSVLLPVILTLVATRNNGGILKIISNFCYPKWALQAFVIANAERYYGVWLITRCGALLSRGYDLNNWGTCIFILIFIGILSRAIAFFGMLIFQKK; encoded by the exons ATGGAAGTCCACAACGAAAAAAATATGTCTGAACGCCGGCGAATAGTCCTCGTCGTGGTGACGACGTGGTCCTCCCTACGAATCCCACTAATCCAGCCGcgtctctgtctgtctctctccctGTCTTTGCTTCTTCCTCCGGAGTTTGACCCCGTAAGCTCCACATGGACGCTCCTGCCAACTTGCGAACGTGTTCAAATACGAAGGACgaatctttcttctttccctgcAGAAACCCATCTCTTTCCTGAACAGTTCTTGCAAAAGGACGAATCTTCTGCTCCCTCTGCAGTAACCCATCTCTTTCTTGGACAGTTCTTGCATCCCCTCATCGCCCATGCGCTGAATCTTGCGCCATCTCGGGTACCTTTTGCTCTGCGCTGCTGCTTGGTCTCGAGATCAGTGCTCCGACCCAGGAACCCGAGAAGAAAGATGAGCTCGGAGAAGCTCGGGATCGTCGAGTCCGTGTCGTTTTGGTTGGTGGGTGTTCTTGCTTTGAGCTGTGTGCGATTCGTGCAGTGTCAAGATTTCAGTGACTACAGCCAAATCGACAACCCTGCTGTTCTGCCCCTCCTTACTCGACTCGCCTACGACCGAATTTCAAATGTCACCACCAGTCTTCAGTATGAGCTCAATAACCGGTCCAGCTTCTGCGTTAAGAATCC GTCAGATGATTGGAACAGAGCTTTCAATTTTTCATCTAATTTGGACTTCTTATCCTCTTGCATTAAGCAAACTAAAG GAGATATTGCTCGACGTTTGTGTACAGCAGCAGAAGTGAAGTTCTACTTCAATTACCTATTTCAAACTTCAGTGGGCAGTAATTATCTGAAGCCCAACAAAAATTGTAATCTCACCACCTGGATTTCTGGTTGTGAGCCTGGATGGGCTTGCAGTGTTGGTACAGATCAATCAGTCGATCTGAAAAATGCACAAGATATCCCCACAAGGACTGATAGTTGTCAGGCTTGCTGTGAGGGATTCTTCTGTCCTCATGGTCTTACATGCATGATCC CCTGCCCACTTGGAGCTTACTGCCCACTCGCAACACTCAATACATCAACTGGCATATGTGAACC CTATACCTACCAACTACCCCCAGGGAGGCCAAATCATACTTGTGGAGGAGCAAATATTTGGGCCGATGTTGGTAGGAGTAGGGAGATTTTCTGTTCATCGGGATCTTACTGTCCAACTACGGTTGAAGAAGTCACATGTGATAGTGG ACACTATTGCCGGCTGGGATCCACATCTGAGCAAC CTTGCTTCAAATTGGTTTCTTGTGATTCGAACACCGTGAATCAAAACATTCGTGCTTATGGGATTATGCTTATT GCTGCTTTGAGTACTTTCCTACTCATCATCTACAATTGTTCCGACCAATTACTCACTACTAGAGCGAGGAGGGTAGCTAAATCCAGGGAAGCAGCTGCAAGGAGTGCAAGAGAGACGGCCAAAGCACGTCAGAGATGGAAAGCTGCAAAAGAGGCTGCAAAGAAGCATGCGAGTGGGTTGCAATCTCATTTATCACAGACATTTTCTAGGAGAACAGACGCCGAGCGGTTCCAAATTTTAAATCAGGATAGTCCCGATGAAGCTTATGATTTTTCGCCAGCTGATCATGCAAGGAATACAAATTTGCCaccaaatgaaagaaagagagagaatatcgAACTCATGCGGACGATgcatgaaattgaagaagatagTTTTTCTCATAATCTTGAAGATTCTGGTGCGGGTAGCGTgtataagaataaaaaagggaatATAGAGAAAGGTAAAAATATGCATACTCATacccaaatttttaattatgcatattctcaacttgagaaagagagagctcaGGAACAGCAGAACAAAGATCTTACCTTTTCTGGAGTAATTTCGATGGCTACTAATCCTGAAATTAGGAAAAGGCCACTTATCGAAGTAATATTTAAGGACCTAACCCTCACTTTGAAAGGCAAAAAGAAGCATCTTTTAAGATGCGTTACTGGAAAACTAAGGCCTGGGCGCATCGCAGCAGTCATGGGTCCATCAGGGGCTGGGAAAACATCGTTCCTATCTGCATTGGCTGGAAAAGCTATTGGTTGCTCAACTACTGGTGTAATCCTGATCAATGGGAAGAAGGAATCAATCCACTCGTACAAGAAAATTACTGGTTTTGTGCCACAAGACGATATTGTCCATGGAAACTTGACTGTGGAAGAGAATCTCTGGTTTAGTGCAAAATGCAG ACTTCCTGCTAAGATGCCAAAGGCAGATAAAGTACTTGTTGTTGAGAGAGTTATTGAGTCCTTGGGGTTGCAATCAGTGCGAGATTCACTGGTTGGAACGGTCGAGAAGCGAGGGATCTCCGGAGGCCAGAGAAAGAGAGTAAATGTTGGTTTAGAAATGGTGATGGAACCTTCACTTTTAATTCTAGATGAACCGACATCCGGTCTGGACAGTGCATCCTCACAGCTGCTCCTGAGAGCACTTCGACATGAAGCACTGGAAGGGGTTAACATCTGCATGGTGGTTCATCAACCGAG CTACTCACTGTTCAGGATGTTTGATGACTTAATTCTGCTGGCAAAAGGGGGCCTAGTTGTCTATCACGGTCCAGTGAAGAAAGTTGAGGAATACTTTGCAGGAATTGGCATAAATGTGCCAGAGCGAGTAAACCCTCCAGATCACTTTATTGACATTTTAGAGGGCATCGTGATTCCAAGCACAAGCTCCGGCGTGAACCATAAAGACCTTCCTATCAGGTGGATGATTCACAATGGGTATCCGATACCCCCAGATATGAAGGAGGATGCTGGAGCCATTTTGTCCAGTGGAGGCGCAGGTATAGTTGTTGGACTTAATGCCCCTAGAGTTGGAACTGAGGAGCAATCTTTTGCTGGTGAAATATGGCAAGATGTGAGGAACAATGTTGAGAGGCATCGGGATAAGATAAGACTCAATTTCTTGAGGTCGAAGGATTTATCTCATCGGAAAACTGCAGGAGTAATTTTGCAGTACAGATACTTTGTtgggag GGTTGGTAAACAAAGATTACGTGATGCTAGAATACAAGCAGCAGACTATCTAATCTTATTACTTGCTGGAGCCTGCTTAGGAACACTTGCTAATGGGGGTGATGAATCATTTGGAGCTGCTGGTTATACTTATACCATAATTGCTGTCT CCCTTCTGTGCAAAATCTCAGCTTTGAGGTCACTTTCTCTAGATAAGTTGCAGCACTGGAGAGAAAGTTCTTCTGGGATGAGCAGCTTGGCTTATTTTCTCGCAAAGGACACTATTGACCACTTCAATACAGTGATCAAGCCAGTGGTGTATTTATCGACGTTCTATTTCTTCACCAATCCGAGATCTTCCTTTGCTGATAATTATACTGTTCTTCTGTGCCTTGTATACTGTGTGACTGGTATTGCCTATGCCTTGGCCATCTTCTTCGAAGCCGGTGCGGCCCAGTTG TGGTCAGTTCTACTTCCTGTCATTTTGACTCTCGTCGCAACACGGAATAATGGTggtattttgaaaatcatatcCAACTTTTGCTACCCTAAGTGGGCTCTGCAAGCATTTGtgattgcaaatgctgaaag ATACTACGGTGTTTGGCTTATTACCCGGTGTGGTGCGCTTCTCAGCAGAGGCTATGATCTTAATAACTGGGGTACATGTATATTTATCCTCATCTTCATCGGCATACTTAGCCGTGCCATCGCCTTCTTCGGCatgttgatcttccaaaagaagTAA
- the LOC104454236 gene encoding ATPase GET3B, whose translation MATAPCIPSISSPAFRKPTTSIEPFKPLCHLPKTLAPTNPFRNKFVSLSVASKSRRSPFRVRAVAAPAEGVAVFDEMVSGTQRKYYLLGGKGGVGKTSCAASLAVKFANNGHPTLVVSTDPAHSLSDSFAQDLTGGMLIRVEGPDYPLFALEINPEKAREEFRSASQQNGGTGVKDFMDGMGLGMLVEQLGELKLGELLDTPPPGLDEAIAISKVMQFLESPEYSMFTRIIFDTAPTGHTLRLLSLPDFLDQSIGKILKLKQKISSATSAIKSVFGQEENKQQDAANKLERLRERMVKVRELFRDTDSTEFVIVTIPTVMAISESSRLRASLTKENVPVKRLIVNQILPPSASDCKFCTMKRKDQMRALDMIQNDPELSGLNLIQAPLVDVEIRGVPALKFMGDIIWK comes from the exons ATGGCGACGGCTCCATGTATACCCTCCATTTCTTCACCTGCTTTCCGCAAACCCACGACCTCCATTGAACCCTTTAAACCGCTTTGTCATCTTCCCAAAACACTAGCACCGACGAATCCTTTCCGCAACAAGTTCGTCTCACTTTCCGTCGCTAGCAAGAGCCGGAGGAGTCCTTTTCGAG TAAGAGCAGTGGCAGCCCCTGCAGAAGGTGTTGCAGTGTTTGATGAGATGGTTTCGGGGACTCAGCGCAAGTATTACCTGCTTGGTGGGAAAGGAGGTGTCGGTAAGACAAGCTGTGCTGCATCACTTGCTGTGAAGTTTGCTAACAATGGACACCCCACTCTTGTTGTGTCAACTGATCCAGCCCACTCTTTGAGTGATTCGTTCGCGCAG GATTTAACAGGGGGCATGCTAATACGTGTTGAAGGACCTGATTATCCACTTTTTGCTCTTGAG aTAAATCCTGAAAAAGCTAGGGAAGAGTTCCGTAGTGCAAGTCAGCAAAATGGTGGAACTGGGGTTAAAGATTTCATGGATGGAATGGGCCTCGGAATGCTTGTGGAACAG CTTGGTGAGCTTAAGCTGGGAGAGCTGCTTGATACACCACCACCTGGACTGGATGAAGCAATTGCAATTTCTAAG GTGATGCAATTCCTTGAATCACCAGAATATAGCATGTTTACGCGAATCATATTTGATACTGCACCCACG GGTCATACTCTGCGGCTGTTGTCTTTGCCTGACTTTCTGGATCAATCAATAGGCAAGATATTGAAG CTCAAGCAAAAAATTTCATCAGCTACCTCTGCCATCAAATCTGTTTTTGGCCAGGAAGAAAATAAGCAGCAGGATGCT GCTAACAAGTTGGAGCGTCTAAGGGAAAGAATGGTGAAAGTTCGTGAGCTTTTCCGTGACACAGATTCAACAGAATTTGTCATAGTAACAATACCAACG GTGATGGCAATAAGCGAGTCTTCCCGGTTGCGTGCATCTCTGACGAAAGAAAATGTTCCGGTCAAGAGGCTGATTGTTAATCAGATTCTTCCTCCATCTGCCTCAGATTGCAAGTTTTGCACAATGAAAAGGAAG GATCAGATGCGAGCTCTTGATATGATCCAAAATGATCCAGAACTCTCTGGCTTGAATCTAATTCAGGCACCTCTTGTTGATGTAGAGATAAGAGGTGTTCCAGCTCTTAAATTTATGGGTGATATCATCTGGAAATGA
- the LOC104454237 gene encoding probable protein S-acyltransferase 15, which yields MEWKRFLSIPIFAVFLLMGFVYYVTLFVSIEDWVGLRSSDGSFHALVFSLLAFYSVFAFFVCVLTDPGRVPSSYVPDVEDRELSDQEFRRNVTHQRKCEICSTFKPQRCHHCRTCRRCVLRMDHHCQWINNCVGYWNYKAFFILVFFATVASIYSTVIFIASVLQKDWEVWGQSHSKGLYVACGVPVLGLSMTLGSLLCWHIYLMANNMTTIEYYEGVRAQWLARKSGQSYRHPFNLGVYRNVTSVLGPNVLKWLLPTAVSHLKDGISFRVAHDMKQTT from the exons ATGGAGTGGAAGAGATTCCTGTCGATTCCGATATTCGCCGTGTTTCTTCTGATGGGTTTCGTCTATTACGTCACCTTGTTCGTTTCCATCGAAGATTGGGTCGGTTTGCGGAGCTCGGACGGATCGTTCCACGCCTTGGTCTTCAGTTTGTTGGCTTTCTACAGTGTTTTCGCGTTCTTCGTCTGCGTGCTCACCGACCCGGGACGCGTTCCTTCTTCTTACGTCCCTGATGTCGAAGATAGGGAGCTCTCAGATCAAGAATTCAggagaaat GTTACGCATCAAAGGAAATGTGAGATTTGCTCTACATTCAAGCCTCAAAGATGTCATCATTGCCGAACCTGCAGAAGGTGTGTTTTGAGGATG GATCATCACTGTCAATGGATCAACAACTGTGTTGGTTACTGGAACTACAAGGCCTTTTTTATACTTGTCTTCTTTGCTACTGTAGCAAGCATCTATTCAACG GTCATCTTTATAGCATCTGTTCTCCAAAAGGACTGGGAAGTTTGGGGACAATCTCACTCCAAGGGTCTTTAT GTTGCATGTGGGGTACCTGTGCTTGGCCTGAGTATGACACTGGGTTCTTTGTTGTGCTGGCATATCTACCTCATGGCCAATAACATGACAACCATAGAG TATTATGAAGGAGTACGAGCGCAATGGCTGGCAAGAAAATCTGGGCAGAGCTATCGTCATCCGTTCAACCTTGGTGTTTACAGAAACGTGACatcg GTCCTTGGCCCAAACGTGCTAAAATGGTTACTCCCAACAGCAGTAAGCCATTTAAAGGATGGTATCAGCTTCCGCGTTGCACATGATATGAAGCAGACAACATGA